In Candidatus Methylomirabilota bacterium, the genomic window AACCCTCATGACATCGCCGACGCGGTACGGCGCGGCTCCTACGCCGCGCTTGCCGAGGCGCTCGCCGGACGGAGCCCCGAGCACATCACCCAGACCGTGAAGGCGGCGGGACTCCGCGGCCGCGGCGGCGCCTACTTCGCGGCGGCGACGAAGTGGGAAGGCGCGCGTCAGGCTCCCGGCTCGCCAAAATACCTCATCGTCAATGCCGAAGAGGGGGAACCGGGCATCTTCAAGGACCGGCACTTGATGGAGGGCGATCCCCACCGGCTCCTCGAAGGCGCGCTCCTCGCCGCCTACGCCTCGGGGGCGACCCGGATCATCCTGTATATCCACGGTGAGGCCCACCTCTCCGCCCAGCGGATTCAGGACGCCGTCGAGTCCGCGCGAGGCTGGGGATTCGTCGGCGCGCGTATTCTGGAGAGCGACTTCTCCGTCGAGGTCGAGATACGGCGCGGAGCCGGCGGCTTCGTCCTGGGCGAAGAGACGGCGCTCATGGAGTCACTCGAAGGCCGCCGAGCCATGCCGCGGCCCAAGCCCCCCTTTCCCACCGAAGCGGGCCTCTTCGGTAAGCCCACCGTTATCAACAATGTCGAGACGCTTTTCGCCGTGCCGCTCATCGCGGCGCGCGGCGAGAAGTGGTGGGCGGGCCTGGGCCGGGGTCATGGCACCAAGTGCTTCGGCCTCTCCGGCCACGTCGCACGGCCAGGCGTGGTCGAGGTGGAAATGGGCAGCACGCTGCGTGATCTCCTCGAGCGCATCGGCGGCGGCGTGCCCCGCGGGCGCGCGCTCAAGGGCGTGGTGGTCGGCGGGCCCTCGGGCACCATCGTGCCCCCGCGCGATCTCGACGAGCCCCTCCTGCCCGGCGGCCGCGTCAATCCGGGCACGGGCGGGCTGGTCGCGCTCGACGAGACCGTCTCCATCCGCGAGGTGATTCGCACCCTGCTCGACTTCAACACGCGCGAATCCTGCGGCAAGTGCACGCCCTGCCGTGAGGGCACAGCCCGGCTTCGCGACATGCTCGACGCCCCGGGCGCCCTCGATCAGGCCGCCATCACCGAGCTTTCCGAGGTCGTGCGCGTCGCCTCGCTGTGCGGTCTCGGGCAGGCCGCGCCTCTATCACTCCTCGCG contains:
- a CDS encoding NAD(P)H-dependent oxidoreductase subunit E, with the translated sequence MSDWRAALDAFPRERTWLLPALQAVQHHLRWIPSGALAAVAAHLRVPASEVYGVATHYPEFRLSEPGKRVVRVCTGVSCRISGGLECLEWLERRLGAHAPATTADGTVTLEPFDCAFNCSVAPVLEVDHQYHGRIRVQDLEHVLNAPPPGSSPLRIDGPATADRSSYFELVSHAQSLAHRGLTLVVGVGSCSLSVGAGETLLALNAEVTRRGLQAPVVPAGCSGLCWAAPALTVIHPDGTSQLLPQVTADRVPALLDAALAKRVEPHPGVTDFLRHQRRELTSRCGVVNPHDIADAVRRGSYAALAEALAGRSPEHITQTVKAAGLRGRGGAYFAAATKWEGARQAPGSPKYLIVNAEEGEPGIFKDRHLMEGDPHRLLEGALLAAYASGATRIILYIHGEAHLSAQRIQDAVESARGWGFVGARILESDFSVEVEIRRGAGGFVLGEETALMESLEGRRAMPRPKPPFPTEAGLFGKPTVINNVETLFAVPLIAARGEKWWAGLGRGHGTKCFGLSGHVARPGVVEVEMGSTLRDLLERIGGGVPRGRALKGVVVGGPSGTIVPPRDLDEPLLPGGRVNPGTGGLVALDETVSIREVIRTLLDFNTRESCGKCTPCREGTARLRDMLDAPGALDQAAITELSEVVRVASLCGLGQAAPLSLLAALRDFPDMA